In Paenibacillus sp. FSL M7-0420, a single genomic region encodes these proteins:
- the radC gene encoding RadC family protein translates to MNHNYSEELKKLISESLRERPDSYPIQQIFAEFPTTTELMDVSEQQLIKIKGIGMGKARQLTAMLKLAKLLTIPSSQEQVKIRSPKDAFELLEPDFRYSTKEYFTCLFLNTKNCVISKENVSIGSLNAAIVHPREVFRAAIKRCSASLICSHNHPSGDSTPSFEDVELTKRLVKAGEIIGIEVLDHIIIAGNSFVSLKEQGLI, encoded by the coding sequence ATGAATCACAACTACAGTGAAGAACTAAAGAAACTGATATCTGAATCCTTAAGAGAACGACCTGACAGCTATCCTATACAGCAAATCTTTGCGGAATTTCCCACAACGACAGAATTAATGGATGTATCTGAACAACAACTAATAAAAATAAAAGGTATCGGGATGGGAAAAGCTCGGCAACTTACTGCAATGTTGAAGCTGGCCAAACTACTCACGATTCCCTCATCTCAAGAACAAGTTAAAATACGTAGTCCTAAAGATGCATTTGAGTTGCTTGAGCCTGATTTCAGATATTCTACAAAGGAGTATTTCACCTGTCTATTCCTAAATACTAAAAACTGCGTAATTTCTAAAGAGAACGTATCAATAGGCTCTTTAAACGCTGCCATTGTACATCCTAGAGAAGTATTCAGAGCCGCAATCAAACGCTGTAGTGCCTCTCTCATTTGCTCTCATAACCATCCGAGTGGAGACTCGACTCCATCTTTTGAAGACGTTGAATTAACAAAACGGCTAGTGAAAGCAGGCGAAATTATTGGTATAGAAGTACTCGATCATATTATTATTGCCGGAAATAGTTTTGTAAGTCTTAAAGAACAGGGATTAATCTAA
- a CDS encoding helix-turn-helix domain-containing protein codes for MDYALLGARLRQERQRLNMTQEKLAEMVDISHAYIGQIERAERSVTLDTLVRLANQLGVTIDDLLHESIEISDEFYANKINKLLNNRSSKEQKMALEMLELMFLHLDDISFGKTV; via the coding sequence ATGGACTATGCTTTATTAGGTGCTCGTTTGCGCCAAGAGCGACAACGACTAAATATGACTCAAGAGAAACTTGCGGAAATGGTAGACATTTCTCATGCTTACATAGGACAGATAGAACGCGCTGAAAGATCGGTAACTCTTGATACCCTCGTTAGACTTGCTAATCAACTAGGAGTAACAATTGACGATCTTCTTCATGAATCAATTGAAATTAGTGATGAGTTTTATGCGAATAAGATAAATAAACTCTTAAATAATCGCTCGAGCAAAGAGCAGAAAATGGCATTAGAGATGTTAGAGTTAATGTTTCTGCATCTTGACGATATTTCTTTTGGCAAAACAGTTTAG
- a CDS encoding stalk domain-containing protein, with amino-acid sequence MNKFMKFFMTSVSLILIIVLTSPNVSAHRNSEFTYEYNGKTIGKITNPENDYGTYYFPVAEILSAIDSNTKETYLGRVGAYDTSQIIFRESCYEFKLSSKVTVYDKECKIVKGSIDISRKQLFLDDNKVFMPAFIFEDILGEGATVSLYTDRIIIRTKDHVEDIKENNKVILIKVDDPWMYVNEDIKKLDPQGGSRPVMQDGRTLLPIAAIISEFGGSTAWNAKEQKASITLLNNKVDIWIGKTKALVNGVEKTLDVGPKIIDSRTMVPLRFVSENLGLKIGWDNANLTAGIYYGDFDTIPSSYTSYFKYKEEQKTTEKTVQAEVTYITTDPLDKKGIRINLGDVVSAEGMFSGSVKDINGSKILVYWNSKSILIPNGDEEFWGLVTGIKYKTNQWLEARTVTIESSGH; translated from the coding sequence ATGAACAAATTCATGAAATTTTTTATGACATCCGTATCTTTAATTCTGATCATTGTCTTAACTTCTCCTAATGTGAGCGCTCACCGAAATTCAGAATTCACTTATGAGTACAACGGAAAAACCATAGGGAAAATAACTAACCCCGAAAATGATTATGGCACTTATTATTTCCCGGTTGCAGAGATACTTAGTGCGATTGATTCAAACACTAAAGAAACTTATCTAGGCCGTGTTGGAGCATACGATACATCCCAAATCATTTTTAGAGAATCATGCTATGAGTTTAAACTATCCAGCAAAGTTACTGTATATGATAAGGAATGCAAAATCGTTAAGGGTAGTATTGATATTAGTCGGAAGCAGCTTTTTCTTGATGACAACAAGGTATTTATGCCCGCATTTATATTTGAAGATATCCTCGGTGAAGGTGCTACTGTTAGCCTTTATACAGACCGAATTATCATACGTACGAAAGATCATGTAGAGGATATTAAAGAAAATAATAAAGTTATCCTCATTAAAGTGGATGATCCATGGATGTATGTCAATGAGGATATAAAAAAGCTTGACCCCCAAGGAGGAAGTCGTCCTGTAATGCAAGATGGAAGGACTTTGCTGCCTATTGCTGCGATAATATCGGAATTCGGTGGGTCAACTGCGTGGAACGCAAAAGAACAAAAAGCTTCTATTACACTTCTCAATAACAAGGTTGATATATGGATTGGTAAAACAAAGGCACTTGTAAATGGTGTAGAAAAAACTCTTGATGTTGGTCCAAAAATCATTGACTCAAGAACAATGGTTCCTCTACGTTTTGTAAGTGAAAATTTAGGACTCAAAATTGGATGGGACAATGCAAATCTAACAGCTGGAATTTATTACGGCGACTTTGACACTATCCCTAGTTCATACACTAGTTATTTTAAATACAAAGAGGAGCAGAAAACTACAGAAAAGACTGTTCAGGCAGAGGTTACATACATTACTACTGATCCATTAGATAAAAAAGGAATTAGGATTAATCTCGGAGATGTAGTCTCTGCAGAAGGCATGTTTAGTGGATCAGTAAAAGATATTAACGGCTCTAAAATCTTAGTGTATTGGAACTCTAAAAGTATACTGATTCCAAACGGGGATGAAGAATTTTGGGGCTTAGTAACGGGAATTAAATACAAAACAAATCAATGGTTAGAGGCTAGAACAGTTACCATAGAAAGTTCCGGTCATTAA
- a CDS encoding transposase, with translation MAKKGQVFQSYTEAFKKEAIQAYFTGGESYKVVSDRLGIVNCTQLKVWVKKYRNGEPLHTPKGATSPLKGRPRSTFASIEEERDYLKAQVDYLKKRYPNL, from the coding sequence ATGGCCAAAAAGGGACAAGTGTTTCAATCGTACACGGAGGCATTCAAGAAAGAGGCTATTCAAGCCTATTTTACAGGAGGGGAGAGCTATAAGGTCGTCTCCGACAGGTTGGGGATTGTGAACTGTACCCAGCTTAAAGTATGGGTAAAGAAATATCGGAATGGGGAGCCACTCCATACACCAAAAGGGGCAACAAGCCCTTTAAAAGGACGTCCACGTTCTACATTTGCCAGTATAGAAGAAGAACGAGATTACTTAAAGGCACAGGTGGACTACTTAAAAAAGCGGTATCCAAATCTGTAA